A region of Schistocerca gregaria isolate iqSchGreg1 unplaced genomic scaffold, iqSchGreg1.2 ptg001160l, whole genome shotgun sequence DNA encodes the following proteins:
- the LOC126329081 gene encoding uncharacterized protein LOC126329081 — protein sequence MPIQGKYKSFSIGYFLSMRLSSVFDLEAQACVHAETRLFPEWRCSRREVLEAEKEDVQEYLPGSEESVLFKIASLDAESFEGRRLRRFESFLVRVSEKGGIVEDVILNVGGPMYDLAWCPQPFGFSRHPSPEVAHTFLAVTAHKYRYQVHSIGVASGGYNMIQIWDLGYLTNMGIFSSDGLSPFEPFMTLGILHRGSCAVDLTWCPRGSPHPSSLDWDGPADLVPRLGILAAALADGSCNIYAVPHPIFLRKARGMAESDRRSIYLELRPVYQLVYSNRSLPLQVAWSHHDDCRLLAIGCTDGSVDIWKLPTYSDGQSETTLQPMVSTMATARQSAFDMAESEALDPSGENPEGDLLSGDKQGGIAIPTRKIQFHQVPLWHRKSHPSPIRSLLWHPSNSRFFATGAMDSSIKVWDVNLADVPLASVSVSGGTVLDMDWAGKDSDYAIVVACDEGGIRHFGPNCSRIYDFHSFGCWGINISPILSLQTSCDTQGKVYCMTVPEKRSKVGGVEVCIERLRLETSAKFEKKDKYEKTRPTVEANLCDASSLYAPESSDDFVLCFAESSVRCGNQLTPAHFKNSSRAKQGRPKKGEIRQPEKKVPTKKKPAKQVLKFKDPLLTLYKTKWNPNTIAPSWIAYGGMAGLMRVQFLAWTKPF from the coding sequence ATGCCCATTCAAGGGAAGTACAAGTCCTTTTCGATTGGCTATTTTTTGAGCATGCGACTGTCGTCCGTTTTCGACCTGGAGGCTCAGGCGTGCGTGCACGCCGAGACTCGTTTGTTTCCGGAATGGAGGTGCAGCAGGAGAGAGGTTTTGGAAGCGGAGAAGGAGGATGTCCAGGAATATTTGCCGGGAAGCGAAGAGTCAGTGCTCTTCAAGATTGCGTCGTTAGACGCGGAGTCGTTCGAGGGACGGCGGTTGAGGCGGTTTGAATCGTTTTTGGTGCGTGTGAGCGAGAAGGGAGGTATTGTGGAGGACGTGATATTGAATGTAGGGGGTCCTATGTACGATTTGGCGTGGTGCCCTCAACCTTTTGGTTTTTCCCGCCACCCGTCTCCTGAGGTTGCGCATACTTTTTTGGCGGTGACGGCGCACAAGTACAGGTACCAGGTTCACAGTATAGGGGTGGCGAGTGGTGGATACAACATGATTCAGATCTGGGATTTAGGATATTTGACCAATATGGGCATTTTTTCATCGGATGGTCTCAGTCCTTTCGAGCCGTTCATGACGCTGGGGATACTGCACCGTGGGTCGTGCGCGGTGGATTTGACGTGGTGTCCTAGGGGTTCACCTCATCCGAGCAGCTTAGATTGGGACGGACCTGCCGACTTGGTCCCCCGACTCGGAATTCTGGCGGCTGCCTTGGCCGATGGATCGTGCAACATTTACGCAGTGCCTCACCCGATCTTCTTGAGGAAGGCAAGGGGGATGGCGGAGAGCGACAGAAGATCGATTTACTTGGAGTTGAGGCCAGTTTATCAACTGGTCTATTCGAACCGAAGTTTGCCGTTACAGGTTGCTTGGTCTCATCATGACGACTGTCGGCTCCTCGCGATCGGGTGCACAGACGGATCGGTGGACATTTGGAAGCTTCCGACGTATTCAGATGGACAGAGCGAGACAACCCTTCAGCCGATGGTTTCGACGATGGCCACAGCTCGCCAAAGTGCTTTTGACATGGCGGAATCCGAGGCTCTAGATCCCTCTGGAGAAAATCCAGAAGGCGACTTGCTTAGCGGCGACAAGCAAGGTGGAATTGCCATACCGACGAGAAAAATTCAATTCCACCAAGTTCCTCTTTGGCATCGAAAATCTCACCCTTCTCCTATTCGCTCGCTTCTTTGGCACCCGTCCAACAGCCGCTTCTTCGCCACGGGCGCAATGGACTCCTCAATCAAGGTGTGGGACGTGAACCTCGCCGACGTGCCGCTAGCGTCTGTGTCTGTAAGCGGCGGGACGGTCCTCGATATGGACTGGGCCGGGAAAGACAGCGACTACGCGATAGTGGTCGCGTGCGATGAAGGAGGCATCAGGCACTTCGGGCCGAATTGCTCGAGAATATACGACTTCCATAGCTTCGGGTGCTGGGGAATCAACATATCTCCAATCCTGAGCCTCCAGACGTCGTGTGACACTCAGGGAAAGGTATACTGCATGACCGTACCAGAAAAGCGCTCGAAAGTGGGCGGCGTCGAAGTGTGCATCGAACGCCTTCGACTGGAAACGTCTGCGAAGTTCGAGAAAAAAGACAAATACGAAAAAACTCGTCCGACCGTCGAAGCCAATCTGTGCGACGCATCTTCTCTCTATGCGCCCGAATCATCTGATGACTTCGTCTTGTGTTTCGCCGAGTCATCCGTCCGCTGTGGAAACCAATTGACTCCCGCGCACTTCAAAAACTCGTCGCGGGCGAAGCAGGGAAGGCCCAAGAAAGGCGAAATACGCCAGCCAGAGAAAAAAGTTCCCACAAAAAAAAAGCCGGCGAAACAAGTGCTCAAATTCAAAGACCCTCTGTTGACACTCTACAAGACCAAGTGGAACCCGAACACCATTGCGCCCAGTTGGATCGCCTATGGCGGGATGGCCGGGCTGATGCGGGTCCAGTTTTTGGCCTGGACGAAGCCTTTTTGA